The Mycobacteriales bacterium genome includes a window with the following:
- a CDS encoding wax ester/triacylglycerol synthase family O-acyltransferase, with protein sequence MAARLSPLDVSFLYMETSTTAMHVGGVAIFEQPPDGFDYDRLVELISERITLVPRYRQKVKWVPGHLANPVWVDDADFDITYHVRRSALPRPGSIDQLKELIGRVQSRRLDRGRPLWEIYLVEGLADGRFAILTKTHHAMADGISALDIGTVLLDPTPEPRQVPSDDWRPHREPGAAELVAGAVADLVSRPTRVLDTVRAETVDLKAIAGRALGTAGGLFAAVRTAARPAPDSPLNVTIGEQRRYGMAQTRLDDYKRIRTEHGGTVNDVILASVAGALRTWLQTRGESVTGTAVRAMVPLSVRPESEREAGMLGNKVSAYFVDLPIGEGNPAMRLHQISYAMTGHKQSGQSVGAGALVALSGFAPPTIHSAAARLVSGMTRRLFNVVVTNVPGPQFPLYAGGARMLECYPVVPLAKGQAVSIGITSYDGGVFYGLNCDRDAMPDVDVLAVCIEESLAELLETVS encoded by the coding sequence ATGGCGGCACGGCTGAGCCCGCTCGACGTCTCGTTCCTCTACATGGAGACGTCGACGACGGCCATGCACGTCGGCGGGGTGGCGATCTTCGAACAACCGCCCGACGGGTTCGACTACGACCGGCTGGTCGAGCTGATCAGTGAGCGCATCACGCTCGTCCCGCGCTACCGGCAGAAGGTCAAGTGGGTCCCGGGCCACCTCGCCAACCCGGTGTGGGTCGACGACGCGGACTTCGACATCACCTACCACGTTCGCCGCAGCGCCCTACCGCGCCCCGGCAGCATCGACCAGCTCAAGGAACTGATCGGGCGCGTGCAGTCGCGGCGACTCGACCGCGGCCGGCCGCTGTGGGAGATCTACCTGGTCGAGGGCCTCGCCGACGGCAGGTTCGCGATCCTCACCAAGACCCACCACGCGATGGCCGACGGCATCAGCGCTCTCGACATCGGCACCGTGCTGCTCGACCCGACACCGGAACCACGGCAGGTGCCGTCCGACGACTGGCGGCCGCATCGCGAGCCGGGTGCGGCAGAGCTCGTCGCCGGCGCCGTGGCCGACCTGGTGAGCCGGCCGACTCGGGTCCTCGACACCGTCCGCGCCGAGACCGTTGACCTGAAGGCGATCGCCGGCCGCGCTCTCGGCACCGCGGGGGGCCTGTTCGCCGCGGTGCGCACGGCGGCTCGGCCGGCGCCCGACAGCCCGCTCAACGTGACGATCGGCGAGCAGCGCCGTTACGGCATGGCACAGACGCGGCTCGACGACTACAAGCGGATCCGGACCGAACACGGCGGCACGGTCAACGACGTGATCCTCGCCAGCGTGGCCGGCGCCCTGCGGACCTGGCTGCAGACGCGCGGCGAGTCGGTGACCGGCACCGCGGTCCGAGCCATGGTCCCGCTCTCGGTGCGGCCCGAGAGCGAGCGCGAGGCCGGCATGCTTGGCAACAAGGTCTCCGCCTACTTCGTCGACCTCCCCATCGGTGAAGGCAACCCGGCCATGCGACTGCACCAGATCAGCTACGCCATGACCGGCCACAAGCAGTCCGGCCAGTCGGTGGGTGCCGGCGCCCTGGTCGCGCTGTCCGGGTTCGCCCCACCGACGATCCACTCCGCTGCGGCGCGCCTCGTCTCCGGGATGACCCGGCGCCTCTTCAATGTCGTGGTGACCAACGTGCCGGGGCCGCAGTTCCCGCTCTACGCCGGTGGTGCCCGGATGCTCGAGTGCTACCCCGTCGTACCCCTGGCGAAGGGGCAGGCGGTGAGCATCGGCATCACGTCGTACGACGGCGGTGTCTTCTACGGGCTCAACTGCGATCGCGACGCAATGCCCGACGTCGACGTGCTGGCCGTATGCATCGAGGAATCCCTCGCCGAGCTGCTGGAGACGGTGTCGTGA
- a CDS encoding patatin-like phospholipase family protein: MTRRGVVLGAGGVLGAAWMVGALSAVQDELGWDVREADVLVGTSAGSVLAALLGSGIDVDTMVAHQRGEPPQVEDRLQFDVDHDAGGALPPRPRPGIGSTRLVRRTLVRPRSYPPLTVLSAWLPHGQGTLAPVRQLVEAAAPDGWARHPATWLVAMDYDRGRRVAFGRPGAPAARLGEAAMASCSIPGWFPPVVIDGRRYVDGGACSPTSLDLLADEVLDEVFVLSPMTSFDLDSPRTLVGRLERRFRRSMTHRLLREAQKVERAGTTVRMLSPGREDLETIGVNLMDHRRRLDVFETSLRTSARALARATTLQAAG; this comes from the coding sequence GTGACACGACGCGGAGTGGTGCTGGGAGCCGGCGGAGTCCTCGGCGCGGCCTGGATGGTCGGCGCCTTGTCCGCCGTGCAGGACGAGCTCGGCTGGGACGTCCGGGAGGCCGACGTCCTGGTGGGCACGTCAGCCGGCTCGGTGCTCGCCGCCCTGCTCGGCAGCGGCATCGACGTCGACACGATGGTGGCGCACCAGCGCGGCGAGCCGCCGCAGGTCGAGGACCGGCTGCAGTTCGACGTCGACCATGACGCGGGCGGTGCCCTCCCGCCGCGACCGCGACCGGGCATCGGATCGACCCGGCTCGTACGCCGGACCCTCGTGCGCCCGCGCAGCTATCCGCCCCTGACGGTGCTGTCGGCCTGGCTGCCGCACGGGCAAGGCACCCTCGCGCCGGTGCGGCAGCTGGTCGAGGCCGCCGCACCCGACGGGTGGGCGCGGCACCCGGCGACCTGGCTCGTCGCGATGGACTACGACCGCGGCCGGCGGGTCGCGTTCGGCCGGCCGGGTGCTCCGGCGGCCCGCCTCGGCGAGGCGGCGATGGCGTCCTGCTCGATCCCGGGCTGGTTCCCGCCGGTGGTCATCGACGGGCGGCGCTACGTCGACGGCGGCGCGTGCTCGCCCACCTCCCTCGACCTGCTCGCCGACGAGGTGCTCGACGAGGTGTTCGTCCTGTCTCCGATGACGTCGTTCGACCTCGACTCGCCGCGCACCCTGGTCGGCCGGCTCGAGCGGCGCTTCCGGCGATCGATGACCCACCGGCTCCTGCGCGAGGCGCAGAAGGTCGAGCGCGCGGGCACCACGGTCCGGATGCTCTCACCTGGCCGGGAGGATCTCGAGACGATCGGCGTCAACCTCATGGACCACCGCCGCCGGCTCGACGTCTTCGAGACCTCGCTGCGCACCTCGGCGCGGGCGCTGGCGCGAGCGACGACACTGCAAGCCGCCGGCTGA